The following coding sequences are from one bacterium SCSIO 12741 window:
- a CDS encoding response regulator transcription factor yields MATAVIIDDVEEARLALQQDLEDYLPDIELVGSADGVLTGIKLIKATQPDIVFLDIHMNDGDGFDLLEIADAESFHTIFTTASDAYAIKAFRFSAIDYLLKPIDPDELMTAVEKALEKQKNDQTPLDILKENLVDKPKKIALHTQEKIHIAELEEIVRCESNGNYTQFHFHDGQKLLVTRTLKVFDQMLADQNFYRVHQSHLINCDYIREFVKTEGGYLVMKDRSHVPISSRKKAEVIRMLDQF; encoded by the coding sequence ATGGCGACGGCGGTAATTATTGATGATGTAGAAGAGGCACGGCTGGCCTTGCAACAAGACCTGGAGGACTACCTTCCTGACATAGAATTGGTTGGATCCGCAGATGGCGTGTTGACTGGAATCAAGCTGATCAAAGCGACGCAGCCCGATATTGTGTTTCTCGATATTCACATGAATGACGGTGATGGCTTCGACCTCCTCGAAATTGCCGATGCTGAATCCTTTCACACCATTTTTACCACTGCTTCGGATGCCTATGCAATCAAAGCTTTTCGGTTTTCGGCCATCGATTATTTGCTCAAACCCATTGATCCGGATGAACTGATGACGGCCGTGGAAAAGGCTTTGGAGAAGCAAAAAAACGATCAAACCCCCTTGGATATCTTAAAGGAAAACCTGGTAGATAAGCCCAAGAAAATTGCCTTGCATACCCAGGAAAAGATTCACATCGCCGAGCTCGAAGAAATCGTTCGGTGTGAATCGAATGGCAACTATACCCAGTTCCATTTTCACGATGGTCAGAAACTCCTGGTGACCCGTACCTTAAAAGTTTTTGATCAGATGCTCGCCGATCAGAATTTTTACCGCGTTCATCAGTCCCATTTGATCAATTGCGACTACATCCGTGAATTTGTCAAAACCGAAGGCGGCTACCTGGTGATGAAAGACCGTTCTCACGTACCCATCTCCAGCCGAAAAAAAGCCGAAGTAATCCGGATGCTTGATCAGTTCTAA